The DNA window AATGATGGGTGTGAAAAAGACATCCGATATTCTTGAAAAACTAACCTGGGGTTTGGCCATAGCACTTTTGCTTTTAACACTAGCTACCAATTTCATGGTGAATGATCCATCAGATCAGGTAGAAACCTCTAGTCCGAATGTGGAAAGAGCCAATGAATCTATTCTTCCTTCTTTGAGCCCAGCGCCATCCGGTGGCGATGGTTCATCCGATGATAACTTATTGCCTGCCGAAGATGAGGGCAATGGCAGTCAGGAAGAACAAAGCTCCGACGAAGACGATCTCGGTCTTTAATCAGACAGATATTTTCTGAACCAATAAACGCTTTGAGATGGGCAGTAATGTCTCATCCAAAGGTGCATAGGCCTTGGAGTCTATTATAAATGTAGCCGGATTTGGCAATTTTTTATATTCCCTTATCAAACCCATTTTAATCGACTCAAAGGTATTGCTGATGCTTTTTTTAATCCTTTGTAGATAATTGGTATGGATACCCCTGAATTTTGAATCGGCGCTGTCAAAAATGCTAATCTGATATTCAAAGACATGCACATTTGGATCGTTTGCGATATTGACTAAAAAATAGCCTTCATTTTGATTGATCGGACAAAGACCAATGGGCTCTATAAGAATCTGACTTTCGATTTCATCGTAGAGCTCCTTCCCTTCCCTAATCTTATTGCCCAGTTTTGGCTCAGCAAACTCCACAATTTTTTTAAGCTCTTCCATGAATTCAGGATCCTCGAATTTGCTCTCGTACTGCAAAGCCAGACGTTTAAGATCAAGCGCGGAAATGTTTTTCGGAAAATTCCGAATGAGTGTTTCGTTGTTTTCTTTAAACTTCAAAAGATTTTTATAGTGAAAAATAATATCGGCAAAGGGCGGATACAGTCGTTTGCTTTTGAATTTCTCATCCACCGATTGCAGATAAGCCAGTAATTTATACTGCTTGAATTCCAAATCGACAAGTCCTTCGGTCAGCCAATCATCGGAAAGACTAATGTATTTTTGATCAGTCATAGCACGATAGGTTTTATTAAAGCTAATAAGAAATAAAAATAGTGTCAATATTATTTGGGTTCAATTTTGTCATTCATGTCAGTTTTATGAAAAAATGTCAGACTGAAATTGCCAAAAAGTATGATTTATGACATAGAATTAAATTGGCACATAAAGTGCAATGCCTCTTTGAAAATTAACTAAAACATCTAATTCATATGTCAGATTTAAAATTTAAACCATCAGTGGGCAGGGTTCTGGTAGAACCGGCTCCGGCAGAAGAAAAAACCTCAGGTGGTATTATCATTCCCGATACAGCAAAAGAAAAACCTCAAAAAGGGAACGTCATCGCTGTAGGAACTGAGAAAAAAGATGAACCTATTCCATTTAAAGTAGGTGAAACTGTGCTTTACGGCAAATACGCTGGTACAGAAATTCAAATAGATGGCAGGGAGTATCTTTTAATGAGTGCGACTGACATCTACGGAAGTTTTGCAAAATAATTTTTAACAACATTTAAAACGAAAATAACAATGGCAAAAGATATTCAATTTAGCAGTGAAGCCAGAGAACAACTCAAAAAAGGAGTTGACAAATTGGCGAATGCGGTAAAAGTAACATTGGGCCCTAAGGGTAGAAATGTAATTCTCGATAAAAAATTTGGCGCACCTACAGTCACCAAAGACGGTGTTTCTGTAGCCAAAGAAATCGAACTGGAAGACCCAATTGAAAACATGGGCGCTCAGCTCGTAAAAGAAGTTGCATCCAAAACTGCAGATGACGCAGGTGATGGTACTACTACAGCAACTGTTTTAACACAGGCTATATTCCAGGCCGGAATTAAAAACGTAGCGGCAGGTGCCAATCCAATGGATCTTAAAAGAGGAATTGACAAAGCAGTTATTGAGGTTGTAAAAAACCTTAAGAGTCAATCTAAAATCATCAATGACAATAAGGAAATCTCTCAGGTTGCAACCATCTCTGCAAACTCTGACAGCGAAATTGGAAACATGATCGCTGAAGCCATGGAAAAAGTGGGTAAGGACGGTGTAATTACTGTTGAAGAAGCAAAAGGTACTGAAACAGAAGTAAAAACTGTGGAAGGTATGCAATTCGACAGAGGTTATTTATCGCCTTATTTTGTAACCAATACCGATAAAATGGAAGCCGAATTGGAGAATCCATACATTCTTATTTACGATAAGAAGATCTCCAACATGAAGGAATTGCTTCCTATCCTCGAAGCTACAGCTCAAACAGGAAAACCATTGTTGATCATTTCCGAAGATGTGGAAGGCGAAGCTTTGGCTACACTTGTGGTTAACAAAATCAGAGGTTCTCTGAAAATTGCTGCTGTAAAAGCTCCCGGATTTGGCGATAGAAGAAAAGCAATGCTTGAGGATATCGCAGCTTTAACAGGTGGAAATGTTATCTCTGAAGAAAGAGGTTTCAAATTGGAAAATGCGACTATTGATGATCTTGGAACTGCTGAGAAAATCAATATCGACAAAGACAATACAACCATCGTTAATGGTGCAGGAGACAAAAAAGAAATCGACGCTCGAATCAACCAAATCAAAGCGCAGATCGAATCCACTACTTCAGATTACGATAAGGAAAAACTACAGGAAAGACTGGCGAAATTAGCCGGTGGTGTAGCTATTCTTTATATCGGTGCTGCTACGGAAGTTGAAATGAAAGAGAAGAAAGACCGTGTGGATGATGCCCTTTCTGCTACAAGAGCAGCCGTAGAAGAAGGTATCGTTGCAGGTGGTGGCGTAGCCTTAGTAAGAGCAATTGCAGCTCTTGATAAGCTTAAAACTGAAAATGAAGATCAGGCTACCGGTGTAGAGATTGTAAAAACAGCCTTGGTTTCTCCATTGAAAACCATCGTTGATAATGCCGGAAAAGAAGGCGCCGTGATCGTTCAGAAAGTATTGGAAGGCAAAGGCGACTACGGTTACAATGCAAGGGATGATAAATTCGAGAGCATGTTTGATGCCGGTATTATCGATCCGACCAAAGTAACGCGTTTGGCGATTGAGAATGCAGCAAGTATTGCAGCCTTGATCCTTACTACCGAATGTGTGGTATCGGAAATCCCTGAAGATGAAGCTGCACCTCCTATGCCAGGTGGTGGTGGAATGCCGGGGATGATGTAATGAAGTGTGCCCAAGGGGCTCTACTTCATTACATTCGCCGAAGCAATAGCGCTGATTCAGCGCGGAAAGCCTGGGCGATAACGACTAAACTTTACAAAGCCGTTATGAAACAATATTCATAGCGGTTTTTTTTTGTGCCGATTTTGTTTTTATAAAAAATCTTGCCCTTATTGAAGTTGAAATAGTGGAATAAAAGTATAATTCTATTCAATGATGGATCATTCGTGGATAAATAGGCCTTATAAATTGCTCAGCGCTTTAAACATAAAATTCTTTCTTATCCTGTTAATTGCAGTTCTTGCATTTGCATGTTCTTCAGACGATAATTCCACTTCACCCGCCAGTCCCAATACCGGTTTTTTCTCCGAATACAATCAAAGAAATTTTTCAATGGGCTTTACTTCATGGCCATATGGTCCCGATCTTGAAGATGTAAGCTCAACCTATAGCTTTATTTCTCAAAATGCCGATATATATTGCGAACATATCGATAGTAATATTCCTTGGTCCTCATGGATCAATGATTCTACTCTACCTGCTTCATTTGTCAATGATATTGCTTTCAAAAAATCAAATAAGATTGCCGGATTGGATTTTTTGCTTTCAGTGAGCATTTTAAATCTAGACCGGAGCGATCTTGCAAATGATTTTGATGGCAATACACCAAATTATTCCAAATTATGTGACTCAGCCATTATTGGTGCCTATACCAAACATCTGGATTATCTGATTACTGAATTTGAACCTACGTATTTGGTAATGTCCATTGAAGGAAACGAATTGCTAATTCATTCTCCCGATAAGTGGGATGATTATAAAACGCTGATGCCGGCGGTTAGAACTGAAATAAAAAACCGTTTTCCTAATCTAAAAATAACCGAGTCCTTCACCCTCCATAATTTGTTTCAGCCCGATGTAGCCAATCCCGAAGACTATATCGATGAAGTCGCAACTTATGCCAATCAATTGGATTTTGTGGGCATAAGTTTTTACCCCTTTTTCAAGGGCCTCTCCGACTCTGTCGGTTTTCAAACTGTTTTTGACTATTTGCATAGCAAAATTAATAAGCCCATTGTTTTTGCCGAAACGACGAATATTGCGGAAAACCTAATTGTACCCGGATTAAGTTTAAATATTTCCGGAAATCCCGAGGAGCAGGATATTTATTTACAAGTGCTTCTTCACAATGCGCAGCAACATAATTATGAATTTGTAATCTGGTGGGCGCATCGCGATTTCGATGAGCTATGGGAAACTTTTTTACCCGATGTAAAAGACCTCGGCCAGATCTGGCGTGATACAGGGCTTCTGGATGAGGAAGGCAATGAACGCAAAGCCTATGATTCCTGGCAATCTGCATTTAAGATTTCCAAATAAATAGTTTACAGCATTAATCTGTTTTAAAATTGACATTTAGGAATGTTTTAAGATATGATCGCACCCTAGGCATAAGTGGGCGGTTTTTTTATAGCTATTTGAGATATCAATAAAATATCTTGCTAATTAATTTCGACAACAAGTAAAAACCCGGTTGTGGTTTTAATCAGGAATGGATAAATCAAATACTTAGACATTTAAAATTTAGTATCATAGTTCAAAACATGGCTATTTATGCTTAGCATTGGAAAATTATAAATAATTGAAATTCAAATAATTAATAATTGTTTTTATAAAAATTATCCATTAAAGATGTCGACCTTTATAGAACCTCTAAATAAGGAAGACCATGAAAAATTCATATTATTTAATATTTCTGTCTCTATTCATTTTAACACCTGTATTAGGTCAAATGAAGGCTTCAGCAGATGTGCCAAAAGTTATTAAAAAGTCATTTAATAGAAATTACCCTCAGGCCAAAATGCTCAGTTGGGAAAATACACAGAACGGGCAATGGCTAGCCTCTTATAAAAGTTCGGATAAACAATACCTTAGTACCTATTCCAAAAGTGGAAATTGGGAGGAAACAAGAAATAGCATTGAAGCCTCTGAACTTCCTTTGAATGTAAATATTGTATTGGACAGAAAGTACAAGAATTATACTATCACTGAAGTTGATCATGTCACAATAAAAGATGGGACCTACTATGATATTACCATTGATCGCGATGGAAATTTGACGGATTTGATAGTAAATAACCAGGGCCATATAAATGAAAAAAGTGGATCGGAGGCAGCTGAATCAGAAGACATGAATTAAGCCTTTATTCATGTCTGTATATCGATAATTTATTGTGAAAATAATTATTGATGAAATTAAAAATTATTCAAAAAAGCTATCGAATTTTGTTGAACACAATTAATTAACACATGAAAAAATATTCTTTCTTCTTAATTATTTTCCTTTTCACTTTTAGCGCTCTTATCGCTCAGGATGAGGATATGGACAGCGCTCCCCTAACTGTTGAAAAGGCGTTTAAAAAGATGTTCCCAAAAGCTGAAATGGCAGGATGGGAATTGGATGAAGACGATAACTGGGAAGCCAGTTTTAAGATGGCCGGAAAAAGGCAATCCGCCAGTTTTACTGAAGATGGTCAATGGATTGAAACCGAAACCGTCATAAGTCAAAAAGAGATCCCTCAAATGGTATTGGCTTCGCTAAACAAAAACTACCCAAAACACAAGATTACCGTAGCCGAGCTTGTGGAAAACAGCGATGGCAAGTGGTATGAAGTAGAATTTGACCGTGGCGGCAGTAAATACGAAGTTATGTTTGATGCCAAAGGTGAAATCGTAAATGAAGAAGCCGAGGAAGAATCCGAAGTGGAATATGAAATTGAGGATGATGATCTTGATGAGGATATGGACTAAGATCTAAAGCATCAAAATTTTATAGAGCCGTGTTCTGATTTATTTTGGAATGCGGTTTTTTTATTGCGATTCTGTGATGCATTGACCATGCCTGTTTAGAGTTGACCGGTTTTGTTAATTGCTCATTGCTCATT is part of the Hyphobacterium sp. CCMP332 genome and encodes:
- a CDS encoding PepSY-like domain-containing protein; amino-acid sequence: MKNSYYLIFLSLFILTPVLGQMKASADVPKVIKKSFNRNYPQAKMLSWENTQNGQWLASYKSSDKQYLSTYSKSGNWEETRNSIEASELPLNVNIVLDRKYKNYTITEVDHVTIKDGTYYDITIDRDGNLTDLIVNNQGHINEKSGSEAAESEDMN
- a CDS encoding PepSY-like domain-containing protein, producing MKKYSFFLIIFLFTFSALIAQDEDMDSAPLTVEKAFKKMFPKAEMAGWELDEDDNWEASFKMAGKRQSASFTEDGQWIETETVISQKEIPQMVLASLNKNYPKHKITVAELVENSDGKWYEVEFDRGGSKYEVMFDAKGEIVNEEAEEESEVEYEIEDDDLDEDMD
- the secG gene encoding preprotein translocase subunit SecG, which codes for MMAIIVGLAIFVSVLLVLVVLSQSSKGGISANFIGAGASQMMGVKKTSDILEKLTWGLAIALLLLTLATNFMVNDPSDQVETSSPNVERANESILPSLSPAPSGGDGSSDDNLLPAEDEGNGSQEEQSSDEDDLGL
- a CDS encoding glycosyl hydrolase 53 family protein, with protein sequence MGFTSWPYGPDLEDVSSTYSFISQNADIYCEHIDSNIPWSSWINDSTLPASFVNDIAFKKSNKIAGLDFLLSVSILNLDRSDLANDFDGNTPNYSKLCDSAIIGAYTKHLDYLITEFEPTYLVMSIEGNELLIHSPDKWDDYKTLMPAVRTEIKNRFPNLKITESFTLHNLFQPDVANPEDYIDEVATYANQLDFVGISFYPFFKGLSDSVGFQTVFDYLHSKINKPIVFAETTNIAENLIVPGLSLNISGNPEEQDIYLQVLLHNAQQHNYEFVIWWAHRDFDELWETFLPDVKDLGQIWRDTGLLDEEGNERKAYDSWQSAFKISK
- the groL gene encoding chaperonin GroEL (60 kDa chaperone family; promotes refolding of misfolded polypeptides especially under stressful conditions; forms two stacked rings of heptamers to form a barrel-shaped 14mer; ends can be capped by GroES; misfolded proteins enter the barrel where they are refolded when GroES binds) → MAKDIQFSSEAREQLKKGVDKLANAVKVTLGPKGRNVILDKKFGAPTVTKDGVSVAKEIELEDPIENMGAQLVKEVASKTADDAGDGTTTATVLTQAIFQAGIKNVAAGANPMDLKRGIDKAVIEVVKNLKSQSKIINDNKEISQVATISANSDSEIGNMIAEAMEKVGKDGVITVEEAKGTETEVKTVEGMQFDRGYLSPYFVTNTDKMEAELENPYILIYDKKISNMKELLPILEATAQTGKPLLIISEDVEGEALATLVVNKIRGSLKIAAVKAPGFGDRRKAMLEDIAALTGGNVISEERGFKLENATIDDLGTAEKINIDKDNTTIVNGAGDKKEIDARINQIKAQIESTTSDYDKEKLQERLAKLAGGVAILYIGAATEVEMKEKKDRVDDALSATRAAVEEGIVAGGGVALVRAIAALDKLKTENEDQATGVEIVKTALVSPLKTIVDNAGKEGAVIVQKVLEGKGDYGYNARDDKFESMFDAGIIDPTKVTRLAIENAASIAALILTTECVVSEIPEDEAAPPMPGGGGMPGMM
- a CDS encoding co-chaperone GroES → MSDLKFKPSVGRVLVEPAPAEEKTSGGIIIPDTAKEKPQKGNVIAVGTEKKDEPIPFKVGETVLYGKYAGTEIQIDGREYLLMSATDIYGSFAK